From Halanaeroarchaeum sulfurireducens, a single genomic window includes:
- a CDS encoding aminopeptidase, with the protein MDPRVREHASVLVDWSARIEPGDDVVVSVGEGAHQLGVAVAEAIGERGANPVVTYGSDEIRASYLDAHDGEFAEDPDHELALYRNADSVLFLGGGRNTSEMADVPSETRKDYRRSRTGIREARMDTDWVSTQHPTRSLAQQAEMPYRAYRDFVYDAVLRDWKSLAAEMDRLKEILDAGDEVRLVKAETDLTMAIDGRTAVNSAASVAYDSHNLPSGEVFTAPFATEGTVLFDVPMTIDGKRVRDVRLTFEDGEVVDWSAEQGEAVVTDTIETDEGGRRLGELGIGMNRGIDRVTDNILFDEKMAETVHLALGRAYDANLPESESGNESAVHVDMLTDMSEDAELLVDGEVVQRNGRFRWEDGFADA; encoded by the coding sequence ATGGATCCACGAGTGCGCGAACACGCAAGCGTCCTCGTCGACTGGAGCGCCCGCATCGAGCCCGGCGACGACGTCGTCGTCTCGGTCGGGGAGGGAGCCCACCAGCTGGGCGTGGCGGTCGCCGAGGCCATCGGCGAGCGAGGCGCAAACCCGGTCGTCACCTACGGCTCCGACGAGATTCGTGCGTCGTATCTCGACGCCCACGACGGCGAGTTCGCAGAGGACCCCGACCACGAACTCGCGCTGTATCGCAACGCCGACAGCGTCCTGTTCCTCGGTGGCGGCCGGAACACCTCGGAGATGGCCGATGTCCCCTCCGAGACCCGAAAGGATTACCGGCGGTCGAGAACGGGAATCCGCGAGGCTCGCATGGACACCGACTGGGTCTCGACACAGCACCCAACGCGATCGCTCGCACAGCAGGCCGAGATGCCCTACCGGGCCTACAGGGACTTCGTCTACGACGCCGTCCTCCGCGACTGGAAATCCCTCGCAGCAGAGATGGATCGGTTGAAGGAGATCCTCGACGCCGGAGACGAGGTCCGGCTCGTCAAAGCGGAGACGGACCTCACGATGGCGATCGACGGGCGCACCGCCGTCAACAGCGCCGCCTCGGTCGCCTACGACTCCCACAACCTCCCGAGCGGCGAGGTATTCACGGCACCGTTCGCCACCGAGGGGACCGTCCTGTTCGACGTCCCGATGACCATCGACGGCAAGCGCGTCCGGGACGTCAGACTCACCTTCGAGGACGGCGAGGTGGTGGACTGGTCGGCCGAGCAGGGCGAGGCCGTCGTCACCGACACCATCGAGACCGACGAGGGAGGCAGGCGGCTCGGCGAGCTGGGGATCGGCATGAACCGCGGCATCGATCGGGTGACCGACAACATCCTCTTCGACGAGAAGATGGCCGAGACGGTCCACCTGGCGCTTGGCCGGGCGTACGACGCAAACCTCCCCGAGAGCGAGTCGGGGAACGAAAGCGCCGTCCACGTGGACATGCTCACCGACATGTCCGAGGACGCCGAACTGCTGGTGGACGGCGAGGTCGTCCAGCGCAACGGCCGGTTCCGATGGGAGGACGGCTTCGCGGACGCGTGA
- a CDS encoding MFS transporter, whose product MGDPGSVGESSDGGDRTPGHVIWVLLASSTLTVMAGAVLGPVVNDIQAGLGVTQSLAGLIITTHGLFIVLASPLAGSIVDRFGPRRPAIAGLLLYGFAGGAGLVVESFSVLLASRAVLGIGVAFVYTGITVLIYQLYVGDRKNRAMGLRASANSLGATVWPLVGGALGTLSWHAPFGVYLVAVPLGLATVAMVPEQTKPKPPGSDDGSAFRAVVATVSDRPVLALVYLLYFTANLLLYANVVYYPRLLAGFGVDSSFTISLYLSALGLAGGTSGVLYDRVKRRFSFSTIALVALAFWTVAFAVAGLAGTRWVAVLPVVLFGLGQGLAFPTVMLWVEELVPPERTGQFSSYIAMFGYIGQFLSPVAFGAVVAASTVPTAFLLTGGAVGAAFAGFVAVGRHR is encoded by the coding sequence ATGGGCGATCCCGGATCCGTCGGTGAATCGAGCGACGGCGGTGACCGGACCCCAGGACACGTCATCTGGGTGCTGCTCGCGTCCTCCACGCTGACCGTCATGGCCGGGGCCGTCCTCGGCCCCGTCGTCAACGACATCCAGGCTGGCCTCGGCGTCACCCAGTCGCTGGCTGGCCTCATCATCACCACTCACGGACTGTTCATCGTTCTCGCGAGCCCGCTTGCCGGCTCGATCGTGGACCGGTTCGGGCCCCGACGGCCGGCGATCGCCGGGCTCCTGCTCTACGGATTCGCCGGCGGGGCCGGCCTCGTCGTCGAATCGTTTTCCGTCCTACTCGCGTCCCGGGCCGTCCTCGGGATCGGCGTTGCGTTCGTCTACACCGGTATAACGGTCCTCATCTACCAGCTGTACGTCGGTGACCGCAAGAACAGGGCCATGGGGCTTCGGGCCAGCGCGAACAGCCTCGGGGCCACCGTCTGGCCGCTCGTGGGCGGCGCGCTCGGGACGCTCTCCTGGCACGCTCCGTTCGGCGTCTACCTGGTCGCCGTTCCCCTCGGCCTGGCAACCGTCGCCATGGTACCAGAGCAGACGAAGCCGAAGCCACCCGGTTCCGACGACGGCTCCGCGTTCCGGGCCGTGGTCGCCACCGTCTCCGACCGACCGGTGCTCGCGCTCGTCTATTTGTTGTATTTCACGGCCAACTTGCTCCTGTACGCGAACGTGGTCTACTACCCCCGTCTGCTCGCCGGCTTCGGCGTCGATTCCTCGTTCACTATCAGCCTCTATCTCTCAGCGCTCGGGCTGGCCGGCGGGACGAGTGGCGTCCTCTACGATCGGGTGAAACGGCGGTTCTCCTTCTCGACGATCGCGCTCGTCGCGCTCGCGTTCTGGACGGTCGCGTTCGCCGTCGCGGGCCTCGCGGGAACACGGTGGGTGGCCGTCCTTCCCGTCGTCCTCTTCGGGCTCGGGCAAGGACTTGCCTTCCCGACGGTGATGCTCTGGGTGGAGGAACTCGTCCCGCCCGAACGGACCGGGCAGTTCAGCTCGTACATCGCGATGTTCGGCTACATTGGGCAGTTCCTCTCCCCCGTCGCGTTCGGTGCGGTCGTGGCAGCGAGCACGGTGCCCACCGCCTTCCTCCTGACCGGCGGTGCGGTCGGCGCGGCGTTCGCCGGGTTCGTGGCAGTCGGTCGCCATCGGTGA
- a CDS encoding valine--tRNA ligase, with product MTDDIPADYEPDEVEPKWQREWQDSDVYEYTDTGATDYVIDTPPPYPTGDLHIGHGLNWSYMDFAARYHRLQGDDVLFPQGWDCHGLPTEVKVEEIHDIHRTDVPREEFREMCIEQTETQIDSMKETMVELGFSQDWSAEYRTMDADYWEKTQRSFVAMADEEYVYRDDHPVNWCPRCQTAIADAEVENEEREGTLYDITFPGVDGEDVRIATTRPELLAATSAVAVHPEDDRYEGRVGDTVEVPLFGQEVEILADEEVDPDFGSGAVMISTFGDKQDVTWWAEYDLELRSVLTEDGTLSAAAGEYEGLSIEAAKEAIPNDLEEAGVLEGSEPVEQSVGTCWRCDTPIEILSKDQWFVEVRKAEILEKAREVEWIPEHMYARLEEWTEGMDWDWVISRQRVFATPIPAWQCDSCGHWHVAGDDELPVDPTDEAPAVDACPECGADAWTGETDVMDTWMDSSITPLHITGWPEDLDLDEFDPVALRPQGHDIIRTWAFYTLLRTGGLTGQKPWDSILINGMVFGPDGNKMSKSRGNVVQPDEAIEEHSADAVRQALALGGQPGSDVQFQWKEVTAASRFLTKLWNIARFASDHFDAETADIQDPAYRDADRWILSKATRVADQVETEMDDYRFDAALQQVREFVWSDLADDYVELVKGRLYGGRPGERDAARKALYLVISASLRMLAPFSPHATEELWHHLPGTEGSVHAADWPRIDVHDEDAEDAGAVIAETASEIRAWKSDQGLPLNADLERVEVYLDERREHAIDTYDLSETVNAPIRVMEGEPDIELAPVDVHPDEAKIGPEFRSQAGDVMAALQAAAPSEVQASLDSGGPLQLELDDGEVVELEPGMVDVEEEFRAQSGEEVAVLDVSFGTVLVFP from the coding sequence ATGACCGACGACATCCCAGCAGACTACGAACCTGACGAGGTCGAGCCGAAGTGGCAACGGGAGTGGCAGGACTCCGACGTCTACGAGTACACCGACACCGGCGCTACCGATTACGTCATCGACACGCCACCGCCGTACCCGACCGGCGACCTCCACATCGGCCACGGTCTGAACTGGTCGTACATGGATTTCGCCGCGCGGTATCACCGCCTGCAGGGCGACGACGTCCTCTTCCCCCAGGGGTGGGACTGTCACGGACTCCCGACGGAGGTCAAAGTCGAGGAGATTCACGACATCCACCGAACGGACGTTCCCCGCGAGGAGTTCCGGGAGATGTGTATCGAGCAGACGGAGACCCAGATCGACTCCATGAAGGAGACGATGGTGGAGCTGGGCTTCTCCCAGGACTGGTCCGCGGAATACCGCACGATGGACGCGGACTACTGGGAGAAGACCCAGCGGTCGTTCGTCGCGATGGCCGACGAGGAGTACGTCTACCGCGACGACCACCCGGTCAACTGGTGTCCGCGATGTCAGACGGCCATCGCGGACGCGGAGGTCGAAAACGAGGAGCGCGAGGGAACGCTGTACGATATCACCTTCCCTGGCGTCGACGGCGAGGACGTCCGGATCGCGACGACCCGGCCGGAGCTGCTCGCCGCGACCAGCGCGGTCGCCGTCCATCCCGAGGACGACCGATACGAGGGGCGGGTCGGCGACACCGTCGAGGTCCCCCTGTTCGGCCAGGAAGTCGAGATCCTCGCGGACGAGGAGGTCGACCCCGACTTCGGGTCCGGCGCGGTGATGATCTCGACGTTCGGTGACAAACAGGACGTCACCTGGTGGGCCGAGTACGACCTCGAACTGCGGTCGGTGCTCACCGAGGACGGCACGCTCTCCGCGGCGGCGGGCGAGTACGAGGGACTCTCGATCGAGGCGGCCAAGGAAGCGATCCCGAACGATCTCGAGGAGGCGGGCGTCCTCGAAGGAAGCGAACCGGTCGAGCAGTCCGTGGGCACCTGCTGGCGGTGTGACACCCCAATCGAGATCCTCTCGAAGGACCAGTGGTTCGTCGAGGTGCGCAAAGCGGAGATCCTCGAGAAGGCTCGAGAAGTCGAGTGGATCCCCGAGCACATGTACGCCCGCCTCGAGGAGTGGACCGAGGGGATGGACTGGGACTGGGTCATCTCCCGCCAGCGCGTGTTCGCGACACCGATCCCGGCCTGGCAGTGCGATTCCTGTGGTCACTGGCACGTGGCGGGCGACGACGAACTCCCGGTCGATCCCACCGACGAGGCCCCCGCCGTCGACGCCTGCCCCGAATGTGGCGCCGACGCCTGGACCGGCGAGACCGACGTCATGGACACCTGGATGGACTCCTCCATCACGCCGCTACACATCACGGGCTGGCCCGAGGATCTGGATCTCGATGAATTCGATCCCGTCGCCCTGCGGCCCCAGGGCCACGACATCATCCGGACGTGGGCGTTCTACACGCTCTTGCGTACTGGGGGTTTGACCGGCCAGAAACCCTGGGACAGTATCCTCATCAACGGGATGGTCTTCGGTCCGGACGGCAACAAGATGAGCAAATCCCGGGGCAACGTCGTTCAGCCGGACGAGGCCATCGAGGAGCACTCCGCGGACGCGGTCCGCCAGGCGCTCGCCCTCGGCGGCCAGCCTGGCAGCGACGTGCAGTTCCAGTGGAAGGAGGTCACCGCAGCCTCGCGCTTTTTGACGAAACTCTGGAACATCGCCCGCTTCGCCTCCGACCACTTCGACGCGGAGACCGCCGACATCCAGGACCCGGCCTATCGGGACGCCGATCGATGGATCCTCTCGAAGGCGACGCGCGTGGCCGACCAGGTCGAGACCGAAATGGACGACTACCGCTTCGACGCGGCGCTCCAGCAGGTCAGGGAGTTCGTCTGGAGCGATCTGGCCGACGACTACGTCGAACTCGTCAAGGGGCGGCTGTACGGTGGCCGGCCCGGTGAGCGCGACGCCGCCCGAAAGGCCCTCTACCTCGTCATCTCGGCCTCGCTTCGGATGCTCGCCCCCTTCAGCCCGCACGCAACCGAGGAGCTCTGGCACCACCTCCCCGGCACCGAGGGGAGCGTCCACGCCGCCGACTGGCCCCGAATCGACGTCCACGACGAGGACGCCGAGGACGCTGGGGCCGTGATCGCCGAGACCGCGAGCGAGATTCGTGCCTGGAAGTCCGACCAGGGCCTCCCGCTCAACGCCGACCTCGAGCGCGTCGAGGTCTATCTCGACGAGCGACGCGAGCACGCGATCGACACCTACGACCTGAGCGAGACCGTCAACGCCCCCATTCGCGTGATGGAAGGAGAGCCCGACATCGAGCTCGCGCCGGTCGACGTACACCCCGACGAGGCGAAGATCGGTCCCGAATTCCGGTCGCAGGCCGGCGACGTCATGGCCGCGCTCCAGGCGGCAGCCCCCTCGGAGGTCCAGGCCAGCCTCGACAGCGGGGGCCCCCTCCAACTCGAGCTCGACGACGGCGAGGTCGTCGAACTCGAGCCCGGCATGGTGGACGTCGAAGAAGAGTTCCGCGCCCAGAGCGGCGAGGAGGTCGCGGTCCTCGACGTGTCCTTCGGGACCGTCCTCGTCTTCCCGTAG
- the gnd gene encoding phosphogluconate dehydrogenase (NAD(+)-dependent, decarboxylating), whose product MEIGVIGLGRMGRIVVDRALAAGHEVVAFDIDEEAVAAVADAGATPADSIADVATALDGDKRLWLMVPAGDPVDAALAELEAHLDGDDVVVDGGNSYFKDSVRRAEETEAAYLDCGTSGGPAGADLGFSLMVGGPEWAYEELVPVFDAVATGPDGHERMGPSGAGHYVKMVHNGVEYALMQAYGEGFELLANGRYDLDLEEISRTWNNGAVIRSWLLELAEEAFREEGNDLGDVADHVAGGSTGTWTVQESLEQEVPLPLIYQALAERFGSRDAARFSRRLANRLRYGFGRHEVARQE is encoded by the coding sequence ATGGAAATCGGCGTCATCGGACTCGGACGCATGGGACGTATCGTGGTCGACCGGGCGCTTGCCGCGGGCCACGAGGTCGTCGCTTTCGACATCGACGAGGAAGCCGTGGCGGCGGTCGCCGACGCGGGTGCCACGCCGGCGGATTCGATCGCCGACGTGGCCACTGCCCTCGACGGGGACAAACGGCTCTGGCTCATGGTCCCTGCGGGCGACCCGGTGGATGCGGCCCTCGCAGAACTCGAAGCGCACCTCGACGGGGACGACGTCGTCGTGGACGGTGGCAACTCGTATTTCAAGGACTCCGTTCGTCGGGCCGAGGAGACCGAGGCCGCGTACCTCGACTGTGGCACCAGCGGCGGACCGGCGGGCGCGGACCTCGGCTTCTCACTCATGGTCGGCGGACCCGAGTGGGCCTACGAGGAACTCGTCCCGGTCTTCGACGCTGTCGCGACCGGCCCGGATGGACACGAACGCATGGGACCGTCTGGAGCGGGACACTACGTGAAGATGGTGCACAACGGCGTCGAGTACGCGCTCATGCAGGCCTACGGCGAGGGCTTCGAGTTGCTCGCGAACGGCCGCTACGACCTCGACCTCGAAGAAATCTCCCGAACCTGGAACAACGGCGCGGTGATCCGCTCGTGGCTGCTCGAACTCGCGGAAGAGGCGTTCCGCGAGGAGGGCAACGACCTCGGTGACGTCGCGGATCACGTCGCTGGCGGGTCGACGGGCACCTGGACGGTCCAGGAGTCCCTCGAACAGGAGGTCCCGCTCCCGCTCATCTACCAGGCCCTTGCCGAACGATTCGGCTCCCGTGACGCCGCGCGGTTCTCCCGTAGACTGGCGAACCGCCTGCGGTACGGGTTCGGTCGTCACGAAGTCGCTCGCCAGGAGTGA
- a CDS encoding DJ-1/PfpI family protein, translating into MTELPSVGILAYDGVNALSLVSVHDALMTAACDLPVTVYSLVPSDEVSSDSGLGLVPDDVLIGTPDIVVVPGGRDDGPDGTAPAYPSELPDRLEQLAEAGATVVGIGSGALALGEAGLLTDRTATTAPAFRDELTTDAGTVVDEDIVEGDGVLTAAGPNTALEVGRRLGVQHCEDVDVGGADRDRR; encoded by the coding sequence ATGACAGAACTCCCGTCGGTCGGGATCCTCGCGTACGACGGTGTGAATGCGCTCTCGCTGGTGAGCGTCCACGACGCCCTGATGACGGCAGCGTGTGACCTCCCCGTGACAGTCTACAGTCTCGTGCCGAGCGACGAGGTTTCATCAGACTCAGGACTCGGCCTCGTCCCCGACGACGTCCTGATCGGCACGCCGGACATCGTCGTGGTACCGGGCGGCCGGGACGACGGGCCGGACGGCACTGCACCGGCCTATCCATCGGAACTCCCCGATCGTCTGGAGCAACTCGCTGAAGCAGGGGCGACCGTCGTCGGCATCGGATCCGGCGCGCTGGCCCTCGGCGAGGCCGGCCTGCTGACCGACCGAACCGCCACGACCGCCCCCGCGTTTCGCGACGAGCTCACGACCGACGCCGGAACGGTCGTGGACGAGGATATCGTCGAGGGCGATGGCGTACTGACCGCCGCGGGACCGAACACCGCCCTCGAGGTCGGACGACGGCTCGGTGTGCAACACTGTGAGGATGTGGACGTCGGCGGAGCGGACCGCGACCGGCGATGA
- a CDS encoding sulfurtransferase TusA family protein, translating to MSESEHTADVTVDARGSACPGPLMDLIGKVKSVDEGTVVELLTGDEGSKNDVPEWVEEAGHDLLGIVDEGDYYALYVKKT from the coding sequence ATGAGTGAAAGCGAACACACCGCCGACGTGACCGTCGACGCGCGAGGATCAGCCTGTCCCGGTCCCCTGATGGACCTGATCGGGAAAGTGAAAAGCGTAGACGAGGGCACTGTCGTCGAACTGCTAACCGGCGACGAGGGGTCGAAAAATGACGTTCCCGAGTGGGTCGAGGAAGCGGGCCACGACCTCCTCGGCATCGTGGACGAGGGCGATTACTACGCCCTCTACGTGAAGAAAACGTAA
- a CDS encoding nucleotidyl transferase AbiEii/AbiGii toxin family protein: MRQYYVPQVTELSEQELQAVFEAAEPPVCLLGGWAVHLHVTPGFHAEHGREYIGSRDIDMGVHVDASWTVEELPTTPVGDSISAIENLGYTKSRFGFVQNFLRDSQERISEGEASQHSMHDVFQVYIDVIPDTTELDVFREVFGFKPPAEPLLAPAFEENKGERLAEYVSWSPGAEKLIVSPELLAAMKIRSLPDRDKSHKRVKDVADLHALLWYVTDYTDMKTGALEYVSDSDVEQFADAVDDILLEEAASLLQIEPQLITNSINRLLQ, from the coding sequence GTGAGACAGTACTATGTACCGCAAGTAACGGAGCTCTCCGAACAGGAGCTCCAAGCAGTGTTTGAAGCAGCGGAACCGCCTGTCTGTCTGCTCGGCGGTTGGGCTGTCCATCTCCATGTAACTCCAGGGTTTCACGCAGAGCATGGACGCGAATACATCGGGTCACGAGATATCGATATGGGGGTCCACGTCGATGCGAGCTGGACTGTTGAGGAACTCCCAACGACACCGGTTGGAGACTCTATCTCAGCAATCGAAAACCTGGGATACACGAAAAGTCGGTTCGGATTTGTTCAGAATTTCCTCCGAGACAGTCAGGAACGAATAAGCGAAGGTGAAGCCAGCCAGCACAGCATGCACGATGTGTTCCAAGTCTATATTGACGTTATCCCGGACACCACGGAATTAGATGTGTTTCGAGAGGTGTTTGGGTTCAAACCGCCAGCTGAACCACTTCTAGCACCAGCATTCGAAGAGAACAAGGGTGAGAGGTTGGCGGAGTACGTGTCATGGTCGCCAGGTGCCGAGAAACTGATTGTCTCTCCAGAATTGCTGGCCGCGATGAAGATTCGCTCGCTCCCGGACCGAGATAAAAGTCATAAACGGGTGAAGGATGTCGCTGACCTCCACGCTCTCCTCTGGTACGTCACAGACTATACGGACATGAAGACCGGCGCATTGGAATACGTCTCCGACTCCGACGTGGAGCAATTTGCGGACGCTGTGGACGACATTCTATTAGAAGAAGCAGCTTCACTACTCCAGATCGAACCACAACTTATCACTAATTCCATTAACCGATTACTCCAGTGA
- a CDS encoding tyrosine-type recombinase/integrase, with product MPLEPISPDDAVELYLEDKDNELAQASLYAHQSRLGHFIRWCENEEITNLNELTGRKLHRFRLWRREDGDLATASEKTQMDTLRVFIRWSASIDAVPQNLSEKVISPSLSEEENTRDVMVDPENAEEILGYLRKYEYASERHVVFRLIWRAGLRRGTIVALDLEGYYPDEQSIETVHRPESETPLKKKQRGERFLGLVDETCDVMDAWLVDRRPDQTDDYGREPLVTTTQGRAQPGTIQSYVYSVTRPCFWKRECPHDEEIQECEAASDRTKASQCPSSKSPHAVRRGAVTHWLSEDLPERFVSDRANMSPEILRAHYDRRSPRDRMEQRRGYLDNI from the coding sequence ATGCCTTTGGAACCAATCAGTCCCGACGACGCAGTCGAATTGTACCTCGAAGACAAAGATAACGAACTCGCTCAGGCTTCGTTATACGCCCACCAGTCGCGGCTCGGTCATTTCATCCGCTGGTGTGAGAACGAAGAGATCACGAACCTCAATGAGCTGACGGGCCGCAAGCTCCACCGGTTCCGTCTGTGGCGACGCGAAGACGGTGACCTCGCAACAGCCAGCGAGAAGACCCAGATGGACACCCTTCGAGTGTTCATCAGGTGGAGTGCATCCATCGACGCTGTTCCACAGAACCTCTCGGAGAAGGTTATCTCACCCAGTCTGAGTGAGGAAGAGAACACACGCGATGTGATGGTCGATCCGGAGAACGCCGAAGAGATCCTGGGGTATCTCCGGAAATACGAGTACGCGTCCGAACGGCACGTGGTCTTCAGGTTAATCTGGCGAGCGGGTCTCCGACGTGGGACCATAGTGGCACTCGACCTAGAGGGCTACTACCCTGATGAGCAATCGATCGAAACCGTCCATCGGCCCGAGTCGGAGACCCCACTCAAGAAGAAACAGCGCGGAGAGCGATTCTTGGGACTCGTCGATGAGACCTGTGACGTCATGGATGCGTGGCTGGTAGATCGACGCCCCGATCAGACGGACGATTACGGTAGAGAGCCGCTCGTTACAACTACCCAGGGTCGAGCACAGCCGGGGACTATCCAGTCCTACGTCTACTCGGTCACGCGGCCGTGTTTCTGGAAGAGGGAGTGCCCTCACGATGAGGAAATCCAAGAGTGTGAGGCAGCCAGTGACCGAACCAAAGCGAGTCAATGCCCGAGTTCGAAATCACCGCATGCGGTCCGCCGCGGGGCGGTCACACACTGGTTGAGTGAGGATCTACCCGAAAGATTCGTCTCTGATCGGGCGAATATGTCACCAGAGATTCTGCGAGCTCACTACGACCGGCGGTCACCCCGTGACCGGATGGAGCAGCGACGGGGGTATCTCGACAATATCTGA
- a CDS encoding AIM24 family protein, translating into MDFERFKRLNAPTDSDEAFQLENSYTLDVAVDGTILAKAGSMVAYTGDLSFTGKASAEGGIRGFLKQAATNEGTPIMAVEGNGHVYLADHQKKVQILELGPDDSVSVNGEDVLSFGSGLSYEINTIDSLAGAFAGGLTNVFLQGPGRLAITTHGDPLVVEPPVSTDPSATVAWSGTRPNVEVNKNLSDMIGQESGERFQMNFTDGDGFVVVQPYEEL; encoded by the coding sequence ATGGATTTCGAACGATTCAAGCGATTAAACGCGCCGACGGACAGTGACGAAGCGTTCCAGCTCGAAAACAGTTACACCCTCGACGTCGCCGTCGATGGGACAATCTTGGCCAAGGCCGGGTCGATGGTCGCGTACACCGGCGATCTCTCGTTCACGGGCAAGGCATCAGCGGAAGGCGGAATACGCGGATTCCTCAAGCAGGCAGCGACGAACGAGGGCACGCCGATCATGGCAGTTGAGGGGAACGGGCACGTGTATCTCGCGGACCACCAGAAGAAAGTACAGATTCTCGAACTGGGGCCAGACGACTCGGTGTCAGTAAACGGTGAGGACGTTCTCTCGTTCGGGTCGGGCCTCTCCTACGAGATCAACACCATCGATAGTCTCGCCGGTGCGTTCGCCGGGGGACTCACCAACGTTTTTCTCCAGGGGCCCGGTCGTCTCGCCATCACGACTCACGGAGACCCGCTGGTCGTCGAACCACCCGTTTCGACGGACCCGAGCGCTACCGTTGCGTGGAGTGGAACGAGACCGAACGTCGAGGTCAACAAGAATCTCTCCGATATGATCGGTCAGGAATCCGGTGAGCGGTTTCAGATGAACTTCACCGATGGTGACGGATTCGTCGTCGTTCAACCGTACGAGGAGTTGTAA
- a CDS encoding 4a-hydroxytetrahydrobiopterin dehydratase: protein MSESFADRECEACTSEEEPLTEDEYDEYVEQIDDGVWHIVDGHHLRGKYSVEDFRDALEFTYEIGELAEEEWHHPDIHLQWGEVTVEMWTHKIDGLHLTDFIMAARMDRIYEKYAPE, encoded by the coding sequence ATGTCCGAATCGTTTGCTGATCGAGAATGTGAAGCCTGCACGTCCGAGGAAGAGCCACTGACCGAAGACGAGTATGATGAGTATGTCGAGCAGATCGACGATGGTGTGTGGCACATCGTAGACGGCCACCATCTACGGGGGAAATACAGCGTTGAGGATTTCCGCGACGCCCTCGAGTTCACCTACGAGATTGGGGAACTCGCAGAGGAAGAGTGGCACCACCCGGATATCCATCTTCAATGGGGTGAAGTGACCGTCGAGATGTGGACGCACAAAATCGATGGATTGCACCTGACTGATTTCATTATGGCGGCACGGATGGATCGAATTTACGAAAAGTACGCACCGGAGTGA